One Halichondria panicea chromosome 6, odHalPani1.1, whole genome shotgun sequence genomic window carries:
- the LOC135337760 gene encoding uncharacterized protein LOC135337760: protein MATNQHNLQAATQNRGCWFAVFRCFNSTPVDKSTAPIEFENLVTAEKRANELRERTKVVTEEEREHVMSGNFDQLLAEQERMDRERDNELRRREEALRMEEEAYYAAKRGASRKLATQTLTDLSSMEKGLSSETKNSPDTQPLHAAHLQSGEQPISSEGQSEDMGPWTGATEEPSSRTRTLTQDEEDFDKFLESVKAQQLSLSTKVPEPHPSLSDSEEEIDFGFWEKASTLPSDKTPTKDLNLL, encoded by the exons ATGGCTACCAATCAACACAACCTCCAGGCTGCCACTCAGAACAGAGGCTGTTGGTTTGCTGTATTCCGTTGCTTCAACAGCACACCAGTGGACAA GTCGACTGCTCCTATTGAGTTTGAGAATCTTGTCACAGCAGAGAAGCGGGCG AACGAGCTCCGGGAACGTACAAAGGTGGTGACAGAAGAGGAGAGAGAACATGTGATGAGTGGCAACTTTGATCAGCTGTTGGCAGAACAAGAGAGAAtggacagagagagagataatGAG CTAAGGAGAAGAGAAGAAGCACTGAGAATGGAAGAAGAG gcctactatgctgctaagagaggggcctcacgtaaactggccactcagaCGCTAACAGACCTCAGCAGTATGGAAAAGGGTCTGTCATCAGAGACTAAAAACTCCCCTGACACCCAGCCCTTACATGCAGCCCACCTCCAGTCTGGTGAGCAGCCTATAAGCAGTGAGGGACAGTCTGAAGACATGGGTCCATGGACAGGggctactgaggaaccttcatcaagaacaag AACACTGACTCAGGACGAGGAGGACTTTGACAAATTCCTGGAGAGTGTCAAAGCTCAGCAGCTCTCACTCTCCACAAAAG ttcccgagccccacccctcactgtctgactcggaagaggagatagactttggattctgggagaaggcgtccaccctaccctcggataagaccccaaccaaggacctgaacttgttatga
- the LOC135337759 gene encoding serine-rich adhesin for platelets-like isoform X2, with protein sequence MAKLTDIWKPRETLRDWGKTEYKIVRNWTPRAPPPTSPPDTTGPEDSPVKLNLSTTLRSFRGNQRINRNKDANYELNYEDHASETDSDGETISSSSHKTRSSGSVHTKSKSRALTKSRVRVDHTDIVRQVPNNEDPVPNSRETSESFLTRGIAPSSSTRHKSKDTILTGLELTISRRGSKNQLITDEPLMVQSSNNMVISKAKSTTKRRKRTSRVSYPRKKAAVKKNKSAVVELEQNDSEVIDPASTGIDHELSDSRTSKVNDVESETIAAAAAVLGEQLKGGTQPSRKKTLKISKVIQSKTVEQDESDFYEIVDNESDLKSKTATESTSRNTSKKVPTKRKTSASKRLTMPKRLTSKSTETAHQATNGGRNPTDDSDSGNERVVPTVDHLTSSLEGCCQTFDGGAKKRRLRMLDNGGVSDSSGGDENGTQHMNDPLVTKVNTPTRRRRKMSASKRLTIPKRLRTSKATKTAHQANGGCNLTDGSDSDNERGDDGVTGGAPQSRKKYASLHTHLWQPRRVKRGKKDFSELDVCLNVYEDAIQQVVESCSNQTVSMAMVAHWNYTRKEILNLIKNSFYTSELQKLKKKEKLKQKGLERKMATVLTNLRKAHGKYQESLSPAKQAKKIEQEVSVEEEELNSVASGPRTVWQAQQNVEH encoded by the exons ATGGCTAAACTGACAGACATATGGAAGCCAAGGGAAAC GTTACGTGACTGGGGGAAGACTGAGTACAAGATTGTTCGTAACTGGACCCCTcgtgccccaccccccactaGCCCCCCTGACACCACTGGACCGGAAGACTCTCCCGTCAAGCTTAACCTCTCCACCACTCTCCGTAGTTTCCGTGGTAACCAACGAATCAATCGGAACAAAGACGCTAATTATGAATTGAACTATGAGGATCATGCTAGCGAGACTGACAGTGATGGCGAAACAATATCAAGTTCGTCTCACAAAACACGCTCCTCTGGCTCCGTACACACGAAGAGCAAATCTCGAGCTCTAACTAAATCAAGAGTTCGTGTCGACCATACGGACATAGTTCGTCAAGTGCCAAATAACGAAGACCCTGTTCCTAACAGTAGAGAAACCTCAGAGAGCTTCTTAACTAGAGGGATCGCTCCATCCTCCAGTACAAGACACAAAAGCAAAGACACAATCTTAACTGGTCTGGAATTAACGATATCTAGAAGAGGCTCAAAGAATCAATTGATAACTGATGAGCCATTAATGGTGCAAAGTAGCAATAATATGGTTATCTCGAAGGCTAAGAGTACTACTAAAAGGAGGAAGAGAACTAGTAGAGTGAGCTATCCAAGAAAGAAAGCGGCGGTCAAGAAAAATAAAAGTGCAGTCGTTGAACttgaacagaatgattcagaAGTTATAGATCCAGCGAGTACTGGGATTGATCATGAACTCTCTGATTCGAGAACTAGTAAAGTAAATGATGTTGAAAGTGAAACGATTGCTGCGGCGGCAGCAGTGCTAGGAGAACAGTTAAAAGGAGGTACCCAACCCAGTAGGAAAAAGACTTTAAAAATTTCGAAAGTTATTCAGTCAAAAACAGTGGAACAGGACGAAAGTGATTTTTATGAGATTGTGGACAATGAATCCGATTTAAAATCCAAGACAGCTACTGAATCCACTTCAAGAAATACTTCCAAGAAAGTTCCAACGAAGAGAAAGACGTCTGCTTCAAAAAGACTTACCATGCCCAAGAGACTGACCAGCAAATCAACTGAAACAGCTCACCAGGCCACCAATGGTGGTCGTAATCCAACTGATGATTCTGACAGTGGTAATGAAAGAGTTGTACCCACAGTAGATCACCTGACTTCATCGCTTGAGGGATGCTGCCAGACCTTCGATGGTGGAGCTAAAAAAAGAAGACTGAGAATGTTGGATAATGGAGGTGTGTCTGACAGCAGTGGGGGAGATGAGAATGGAACACAACACATGAACG ATCCGCTTGTTACTAAAGTCAATACACCAACAAGGAGGAGGAGAAAGATGTCTGCTTCGAAAAGACTTACCATACCCAAGAGACTAAGGACCAGCAAAGCTACAAAAACAGCTCATCAAGCGAATGGTGGTTGTAACCTAACAGATGGCTCTGACAGTGATAATGAGAGAGGGGATGATGGAG tCACAGGGGGCGCTCCACAGTCTCGTAAGAAGTATGCCTCACTACACACCCACCTTTGGCAGCCAAGAAGAGTCAAGAGAGGCAAGAAAGATTTCAGCGAGCTTGACGTCTGTCTCAATGTCTATGAGGATGCCATTCAGCAagtagt AGAGTCGTGCTCTAACCAGACCGTATCCATGGCGATGGTTGCCCACTGGAATTACACTAGAAAGGAGATATTGAACCTG ATCAAGAATTCTTTCTATACCTCAGAGCTACAGAAATTGAAGAAAAAG GAGAAGTTGAAGCAGAAAGGTCTCGAGAGGAAAATGGCAACTGTTCTCACCAATCTGAgaaa GGCTCATGGCAAATATCAGGAGAGTCTATCACCAGCCAAACAGGCCAAGAAAATTGAACAG GAGGTCAgtgtggaggaggaggagtTGAACTCTGTGGCCAGTGGACCAAGGACGGTGTGGCAGGCACAGCAAAATGTGGAACATTGA
- the LOC135337759 gene encoding mucin-5AC-like isoform X3: MAKLTDIWKPRETLRDWGKTEYKIVRNWTPRAPPPTSPPDTTGPEDSPVKLNLSTTLRSFRGNQRINRNKDANYELNYEDHASETDSDGETISSSSHKTRSSGSVHTKSKSRALTKSRVRVDHTDIVRQVPNNEDPVPNSRETSESFLTRGIAPSSSTRHKSKDTILTGLELTISRRGSKNQLITDEPLMVQSSNNMVISKAKSTTKRRKRTSRVSYPRKKAAVKKNKSAVVELEQNDSEVIDPASTGIDHELSDSRTSKVNDVESETIAAAAAVLGEQLKGGTQPSRKKTLKISKVIQSKTVEQDESDFYEIVDNESDLKSKTATESTSRNTSKKVPTKRKTSASKRLTMPKRLTSKSTETAHQATNGGRNPTDDSDSGNERVVPTVDHLTSSLEGCCQTFDGGAKKRRLRMLDNGGVSDSSGGDENGTQHMNVTGGAPQSRKKYASLHTHLWQPRRVKRGKKDFSELDVCLNVYEDAIQQVVESCSNQTVSMAMVAHWNYTRKEILNLIKNSFYTSELQKLKKKEKLKQKGLERKMATVLTNLRKAHGKYQESLSPAKQAKKIEQEVSVEEEELNSVASGPRTVWQAQQNVEH, encoded by the exons ATGGCTAAACTGACAGACATATGGAAGCCAAGGGAAAC GTTACGTGACTGGGGGAAGACTGAGTACAAGATTGTTCGTAACTGGACCCCTcgtgccccaccccccactaGCCCCCCTGACACCACTGGACCGGAAGACTCTCCCGTCAAGCTTAACCTCTCCACCACTCTCCGTAGTTTCCGTGGTAACCAACGAATCAATCGGAACAAAGACGCTAATTATGAATTGAACTATGAGGATCATGCTAGCGAGACTGACAGTGATGGCGAAACAATATCAAGTTCGTCTCACAAAACACGCTCCTCTGGCTCCGTACACACGAAGAGCAAATCTCGAGCTCTAACTAAATCAAGAGTTCGTGTCGACCATACGGACATAGTTCGTCAAGTGCCAAATAACGAAGACCCTGTTCCTAACAGTAGAGAAACCTCAGAGAGCTTCTTAACTAGAGGGATCGCTCCATCCTCCAGTACAAGACACAAAAGCAAAGACACAATCTTAACTGGTCTGGAATTAACGATATCTAGAAGAGGCTCAAAGAATCAATTGATAACTGATGAGCCATTAATGGTGCAAAGTAGCAATAATATGGTTATCTCGAAGGCTAAGAGTACTACTAAAAGGAGGAAGAGAACTAGTAGAGTGAGCTATCCAAGAAAGAAAGCGGCGGTCAAGAAAAATAAAAGTGCAGTCGTTGAACttgaacagaatgattcagaAGTTATAGATCCAGCGAGTACTGGGATTGATCATGAACTCTCTGATTCGAGAACTAGTAAAGTAAATGATGTTGAAAGTGAAACGATTGCTGCGGCGGCAGCAGTGCTAGGAGAACAGTTAAAAGGAGGTACCCAACCCAGTAGGAAAAAGACTTTAAAAATTTCGAAAGTTATTCAGTCAAAAACAGTGGAACAGGACGAAAGTGATTTTTATGAGATTGTGGACAATGAATCCGATTTAAAATCCAAGACAGCTACTGAATCCACTTCAAGAAATACTTCCAAGAAAGTTCCAACGAAGAGAAAGACGTCTGCTTCAAAAAGACTTACCATGCCCAAGAGACTGACCAGCAAATCAACTGAAACAGCTCACCAGGCCACCAATGGTGGTCGTAATCCAACTGATGATTCTGACAGTGGTAATGAAAGAGTTGTACCCACAGTAGATCACCTGACTTCATCGCTTGAGGGATGCTGCCAGACCTTCGATGGTGGAGCTAAAAAAAGAAGACTGAGAATGTTGGATAATGGAGGTGTGTCTGACAGCAGTGGGGGAGATGAGAATGGAACACAACACATGAACG tCACAGGGGGCGCTCCACAGTCTCGTAAGAAGTATGCCTCACTACACACCCACCTTTGGCAGCCAAGAAGAGTCAAGAGAGGCAAGAAAGATTTCAGCGAGCTTGACGTCTGTCTCAATGTCTATGAGGATGCCATTCAGCAagtagt AGAGTCGTGCTCTAACCAGACCGTATCCATGGCGATGGTTGCCCACTGGAATTACACTAGAAAGGAGATATTGAACCTG ATCAAGAATTCTTTCTATACCTCAGAGCTACAGAAATTGAAGAAAAAG GAGAAGTTGAAGCAGAAAGGTCTCGAGAGGAAAATGGCAACTGTTCTCACCAATCTGAgaaa GGCTCATGGCAAATATCAGGAGAGTCTATCACCAGCCAAACAGGCCAAGAAAATTGAACAG GAGGTCAgtgtggaggaggaggagtTGAACTCTGTGGCCAGTGGACCAAGGACGGTGTGGCAGGCACAGCAAAATGTGGAACATTGA
- the LOC135337759 gene encoding serine-rich adhesin for platelets-like isoform X1 — MAKLTDIWKPRETLRDWGKTEYKIVRNWTPRAPPPTSPPDTTGPEDSPVKLNLSTTLRSFRGNQRINRNKDANYELNYEDHASETDSDGETISSSSHKTRSSGSVHTKSKSRALTKSRVRVDHTDIVRQVPNNEDPVPNSRETSESFLTRGIAPSSSTRHKSKDTILTGLELTISRRGSKNQLITDEPLMVQSSNNMVISKAKSTTKRRKRTSRVSYPRKKAAVKKNKSAVVELEQNDSEVIDPASTGIDHELSDSRTSKVNDVESETIAAAAAVLGEQLKGGTQPSRKKTLKISKVIQSKTVEQDESDFYEIVDNESDLKSKTATESTSRNTSKKVPTKRKTSASKRLTMPKRLTSKSTETAHQATNGGRNPTDDSDSGNERVVPTVDHLTSSLEGCCQTFDGGAKKRRLRMLDNGGVSDSSGGDENGTQHMNDPLVTKVNTPTRRRRKMSASKRLTIPKRLRTSKATKTAHQANGGCNLTDGSDSDNERGDDGGGSDSSGGGVTGGAPQSRKKYASLHTHLWQPRRVKRGKKDFSELDVCLNVYEDAIQQVVESCSNQTVSMAMVAHWNYTRKEILNLIKNSFYTSELQKLKKKEKLKQKGLERKMATVLTNLRKAHGKYQESLSPAKQAKKIEQEVSVEEEELNSVASGPRTVWQAQQNVEH, encoded by the exons ATGGCTAAACTGACAGACATATGGAAGCCAAGGGAAAC GTTACGTGACTGGGGGAAGACTGAGTACAAGATTGTTCGTAACTGGACCCCTcgtgccccaccccccactaGCCCCCCTGACACCACTGGACCGGAAGACTCTCCCGTCAAGCTTAACCTCTCCACCACTCTCCGTAGTTTCCGTGGTAACCAACGAATCAATCGGAACAAAGACGCTAATTATGAATTGAACTATGAGGATCATGCTAGCGAGACTGACAGTGATGGCGAAACAATATCAAGTTCGTCTCACAAAACACGCTCCTCTGGCTCCGTACACACGAAGAGCAAATCTCGAGCTCTAACTAAATCAAGAGTTCGTGTCGACCATACGGACATAGTTCGTCAAGTGCCAAATAACGAAGACCCTGTTCCTAACAGTAGAGAAACCTCAGAGAGCTTCTTAACTAGAGGGATCGCTCCATCCTCCAGTACAAGACACAAAAGCAAAGACACAATCTTAACTGGTCTGGAATTAACGATATCTAGAAGAGGCTCAAAGAATCAATTGATAACTGATGAGCCATTAATGGTGCAAAGTAGCAATAATATGGTTATCTCGAAGGCTAAGAGTACTACTAAAAGGAGGAAGAGAACTAGTAGAGTGAGCTATCCAAGAAAGAAAGCGGCGGTCAAGAAAAATAAAAGTGCAGTCGTTGAACttgaacagaatgattcagaAGTTATAGATCCAGCGAGTACTGGGATTGATCATGAACTCTCTGATTCGAGAACTAGTAAAGTAAATGATGTTGAAAGTGAAACGATTGCTGCGGCGGCAGCAGTGCTAGGAGAACAGTTAAAAGGAGGTACCCAACCCAGTAGGAAAAAGACTTTAAAAATTTCGAAAGTTATTCAGTCAAAAACAGTGGAACAGGACGAAAGTGATTTTTATGAGATTGTGGACAATGAATCCGATTTAAAATCCAAGACAGCTACTGAATCCACTTCAAGAAATACTTCCAAGAAAGTTCCAACGAAGAGAAAGACGTCTGCTTCAAAAAGACTTACCATGCCCAAGAGACTGACCAGCAAATCAACTGAAACAGCTCACCAGGCCACCAATGGTGGTCGTAATCCAACTGATGATTCTGACAGTGGTAATGAAAGAGTTGTACCCACAGTAGATCACCTGACTTCATCGCTTGAGGGATGCTGCCAGACCTTCGATGGTGGAGCTAAAAAAAGAAGACTGAGAATGTTGGATAATGGAGGTGTGTCTGACAGCAGTGGGGGAGATGAGAATGGAACACAACACATGAACG ATCCGCTTGTTACTAAAGTCAATACACCAACAAGGAGGAGGAGAAAGATGTCTGCTTCGAAAAGACTTACCATACCCAAGAGACTAAGGACCAGCAAAGCTACAAAAACAGCTCATCAAGCGAATGGTGGTTGTAACCTAACAGATGGCTCTGACAGTGATAATGAGAGAGGGGATGATGGAGGTGGGTCTGACAGTAGTGGGGGAGGAG tCACAGGGGGCGCTCCACAGTCTCGTAAGAAGTATGCCTCACTACACACCCACCTTTGGCAGCCAAGAAGAGTCAAGAGAGGCAAGAAAGATTTCAGCGAGCTTGACGTCTGTCTCAATGTCTATGAGGATGCCATTCAGCAagtagt AGAGTCGTGCTCTAACCAGACCGTATCCATGGCGATGGTTGCCCACTGGAATTACACTAGAAAGGAGATATTGAACCTG ATCAAGAATTCTTTCTATACCTCAGAGCTACAGAAATTGAAGAAAAAG GAGAAGTTGAAGCAGAAAGGTCTCGAGAGGAAAATGGCAACTGTTCTCACCAATCTGAgaaa GGCTCATGGCAAATATCAGGAGAGTCTATCACCAGCCAAACAGGCCAAGAAAATTGAACAG GAGGTCAgtgtggaggaggaggagtTGAACTCTGTGGCCAGTGGACCAAGGACGGTGTGGCAGGCACAGCAAAATGTGGAACATTGA
- the LOC135337701 gene encoding gamma-aminobutyric acid type B receptor subunit 1-like, with protein MKTVSLLLLVSLASSCLAGVFSPITYPNTSNTSNTCAGTRIPLYFGLLMSFDAEQFDGSGAIAGVNVALDRINRNCTLLPGYSLHYTVANSRCTRTGGLDALFEDTIFSPGPDKIAVIGSGCSLATEPTAEVSHYYNISHLSCVSSSPDLTNRNRFRNYFQLLNSEVTIAHAYFAVIQEYGWSHVSLIVQNENLFTETIDILKQLLRAGGVSYDERLFSSEGGVADLGDEPFNMDRRIHLIMCYASHARQLMCEAHSRDVYLPRHVLLTPAWYDANWWRVNDNTTCTPDDMETVLINSLAFLHFNFLDRNDTSNITSEDGLTATKYLKRENEQIGILPLNLTSSDYAQYCYDATWTLLYALQNTLEDIADNSINGNLSEAYGLPSGETFTLSNFTYDNNALSRIIFRHLNNTSFNGITGKVQFNSEGIREVTKLFIFQFRKNSSGFVNWVEIGEVTNNDTDYILTGEGVDTVWPDGIPYDGIPLNATATVHPAVTSVYFLLATAGIAFAVVCIVFNFVFRKRKLIRLTSPNLNLLIGIGAIILYFNLYLFIFPVEDPIVVSVLCNLIPWFTAIGYSLCYGTIVVKMTRVYYIFNNPTPKKAKVKDWKLFLGVFALVVIDVVILTVYMIVEGSNIYPDGMTGLHACRVISREFPEQTEGEIIRFFIYVCRTQARDIMLGVLYGYKALLQVIALIFSFSIRKVKVKGLDDAIFIAGSIYVSSIVLAVIFVCTYTLADFLNIFPVVFCTGFLIGTSVILGLVFIPLMVGLYKDPEGDTIFDNSKSTAGGTTVMNNNLQTRTIEGLKGRVTELEAIVASTGGGLAHSLNGQYSVIEVESSTSIPTQAPVMTHDERREDMLHQIAGEAPRERTNTIWDNEDSGEEKEKKTSDNSSV; from the exons ATGAAGACAGTATCCCTGCTCCTGTTAGTTAGCTTGGCTAGCTCCTGTCTGGCTGGTGTATTCTCTCCAATAACTTACCCCAATACCAGTAATACATCCAACACGTGTGCTGGAACACGGATACCTCTGTATTTTGGACTGCTCATGTCCTTTGATGCAGAACAGTTTGACGGATCAGGTGCTATAGCTGGTGTCAATGTTGCACTGGACAGGATCAACAGAAACTGTACTCTGTTACCTGGTTACAGTCTGCACTACACTGTGGCAAACTCAAGG tgCACTAGGACGGGTGGATTGGACGCTCTATTTGAAGACACCATCTTCAGTCCAGGCCCTGACAAGATTGCAGTGATAGGGTCTGGTTGTTCACTAGCTACCGAGCCAACAGCCGAGGTCTCCCACTATTACAACATCTCTCAT TTGTCGTGTGTGTCGTCTTCTCCTGACCTGACAAACAGAAACAGATTCAGAAATTACTTTCAACTCTTGAACAGTGAGGTCACAATAGCCCACGCCTATTTTGCCGTGATACAAGAGTACGGATGGAGTCATGTGTCCCTCATTGTACAGAACGAAAACCTCTTCACTGAA ACCATCGATATTCTGAAGCAGTTGTTGAGAGCTGGTGGCGTCTCTTATGATGAGCGACTGTTCAGTAGTGAGGGGGGAGTGGCTGACCTCGGGGATGAACCCTTC AATATGGACAGAAGGATTCACTTGATTATGTGTTATGCCAGTCATGCACGACAGCTAATGTGTGAG GCACATTCCAGAGATGTGTACCTGCCCCGCCATGTACTCTTGACCCCTGCATGGTACGATGCCAACTGGTGGAGGGTGAATGACAACACCACCTGCACTCCAGACGATATGGAGACTGTCTTGATCAATTCACTCGCCTTCTTGCATTTCAACTTTCTGGATAGAAATGACACCAGCAATATAACAAGTGAAGATGGATTG ACAGCGACTAAGTATTTGAAGCGTGAGAATGAACAGATTGGCATACTACCCCTCAACTTGACCTCCTCAGACTACGCCCAGTATTGCTACGATGCCACCTGGACACTTCTGTACGCACTACAAAATACACTAGAag ATATCGCTGATAATTCCATCAATGGCAATCTGTCGGAGGCGTACGGTCTTCCGTCCGGTGAAACGTTTACTCTGAGTAACTTCACATATGACAATAATGCTCTCAGTCGGATCATATTTAGACACCTCAATAATACTTCCTTCAATGGCATCACT GGCAAGGTGCAGTTCAACAGTGAAGGCATTCGAGAGGTTACAAAACTCTTCATCTTTCAGTTCAGAA aGAACAGCAGTGGGTTTGTGAACTGGGTGGAGATTGGGGAGGTGACTAACAACGACACTGACTACATCCTCACAGGAGAGGGGGTGGACACAGTGTGGCCAG ATGGTATACCTTATGATGGGATACCGTTGAATGCCACGGCAACTGTTCATCCAGCTGTGACCAGCGTCTACTTCCTCCTGGCAACCGCCGGCATTGCCTTCGCtgttgtgtgtattgtgttcaaCTTCGTGTTCAGGAAACGAAA actgaTACGCCTCACCAGTCCCAACCTGAATCTGCTGATTGGTATCGGAGCCATCATCCTGTACTTCAATCTCTACCTTTTCATCTTCCCTGTTGAAGACCCCATCGTTGTGTCAGTGTTGTGTAACCTCATCCCCTGGTTCACGGCCATCGGCTACTCTCTGTGTTATGGCACCATTGTAGTCAAGATGACTAGAGTGTACTACATCTTCAATAACCCTACACCAAAGAAGGCTaag GTGAAAGATTGGAAGTTGTTCCTCGGAGTGTTTGCTCTGGTGGTGATAGACGTGGTGATACTGAcagtgtacatgattgtagaaGGATCCAATATCTATCCTGACGGAATGACGGGACTACACGCATGTCGTGTCATCAGCCGGGAGTTTCCAGAGCAGACAGAaggg gagatCATCAGATTCTTCATCTACGTGTGCAGGACTCAGGCCAGGGACATCATGCTGGGAGTACTATACGGCTACAAGGCACTACTACAAGTTATAGCTCTCATATTTTCATTTTCGATTCGCAAAGTGAAAGTGAAAGGACTCGACGATGCTATATTTATCGCAGGGTCTATATACGTCAGTAGCATTGTGCTGGCCGTTATATTTGTGTGTACTTACACACTGGCGGACTTCCTCAACATCTTTCCCGTCGTGTTTTGCACGGGATTTCTGATCGGAACATCAGTTATTCTGGGACTGGTCTTCATACCTCTA ATGGTGGGATTGTACAAAGACCCCGAGGGAGACACAATATTCGACAATTCCAAGAGCACTGCAGGAGGGACAACAGTGATGAACAATAACCTCCAAACACGGACCATAGAGGGACTTAAAGGGAGGGTCACAGAGCTGGAGGCCATTGTAGCCAGCACTGGAGGAGGGTTGGCG CACTCATTGAACGGACAGTACTCTGTGATAGAGGTGGAGTCCTCAACCTCCATCCCTACCCAAGCCCCAGTGATGACACACGATGAGCGACGAGAAGATATGCTCCATCAGATAGCCGGGGAGGCACCACGGGAACGGACCAACACGATATGGGATAACGAGGATAGCGGCGAAGAAAAAGAGAAAAAGACTAGTGATAATTCCAGTGTATAA
- the LOC135337706 gene encoding uncharacterized protein LOC135337706 yields the protein MHVTTSTIKMATCSNSNSKPIGYECGFIDKFPKEFFCKLCKYVAREANTTTCCGKTWCKECIVSIIQEEKPCPNCQDTAPSSVPHRKFQADILALRVRCSKGHPIDEEPESGYNQLTWKIYQCVFPVMKSHSETKHGCEWTGQLQHLDAHLDLTTGDCVYVDVDCPKGCEQKIQKRNVDTHLAKECPNRKLQEQQKIYEKRIEELQQEFDHRLEEKLQQQEEVHASYVNNLRLEAGVPPYKITLQFHKTQATSPSLNVHQDTYYFVKLDQKEHNKGIEIKVELDKSSIHHPQSFVTLAITVEILNQHRDQDHITKVLKCSNHSSSDGEAKYRFSLTDLEWNADKQTHYLKKDCLKLRIVHQETEWRRVPKIFPFLFPRSMISD from the coding sequence ATGCATGTGACTACAAGCACAATTAAGATGGCTACCTGTAGCAACTCAAACAGCAAGCCGATCGGCTACGAGTGTGGTTTTATAGATAAATTTCCAAAAGAGTTCTTCTGTAAGCTGTGCAAATATGTAGCTAGGGAAGCCAACACTACGACTTGCTGTGGAAAGACTTGGTGCAAAGAATGTATCGTATCTATCATCCAAGAGGAAAAGCCTTGCCCCAACTGCCAAGATACTGCCCCTAGTTCAGTGCCTCATAGGAAATTCCAAGCTGATATCCTCGCTCTAAGAGTTCGTTGTTCGAAGGGTCACCCAATTGATGAAGAACCTGAGTCTGGTTACAACCAACTCACATGGAAGATTTATCAATGTGTGTTTCCAGTTATGAAATCTCACAGTGAAACAAAGCACGGTTGTGAATGGACTGGACAACTTCAACACCTCGATGCTCACTTAGACCTAACTACTGGGGATTGTGTTTATGTCGACGTGGACTGCCCCAAAGGCTGCGAGCAGAAAATTCAGAAACGCAATGTGGACACACACCTTGCCAAAGAGTGCCCAAATAGAAAGCTTCAAGAGCAGCAGAAAATATATGAGAAGAGGATTGAAGAGTTGCAACAAGAATTCGACCACAGACTTGAAGAGAAGCTTCAACAACAAGAGGAAGTGCATGCATCATACGTCAACAATCTACGTTTGGAAGCTGGTGTGCCCCCATATAAAATCACCCTTCAGTTTCACAAAACCCAAGCCACTAGCCCAAGTTTGAATGTACATCAAGATACGTATTACTTTGTGAAGCTAGATCAAAAAGAACACAACAAAGGAATTGAAATTAAGGTAGAACTTGACAAGAGCAGTATCCACCACCCTCAAAGTTTCGTTACCCTAGCGATCACCGTAGAGATACTAAATCAGCATAGAGACCAAGATCACATCACAAAAGTGCTCAAATGCTCAAACCATAGCAGCAGTGATGGTGAAGCAAAGTATAGATTTTCTCTCACTGATTTGGAATGGAATgctgacaaacaaacacattACCTAAAAAAGGACTGTCTTAAGCTGAGAATAGTTCACCAAGAAACAGAATGGCGCCGAGTGCCAAAAATATTTCCTTTTCTTTTTCCTAGGAGTATGATAAGTGATTAG